TCTTTGGAAGAATAATGAAGTTCTGAAAGTACCCTCCCTCATTATTGTTCTACATATATCGTGGACATGCAAAACATTGTAGAAAAactccacatatatatatgcgaAGACTGTCTGAAAGAAGTAAATCTCTATCCTTGATTTTACTTCGAGCTGTTTCAATTTGTCTGGAATTCTCACTAGAAAATGAGGCTAATGTTTACATAAGAACGATTATGTATGACATACTATTCATTTCTCTTCTGTTACTTTGAGAATGTTCCCCAGACTATTTAGAGTTATAATTGGGATCTATTAAATCAATTTATTAATATCTAAAGAAAGGGGGAGTGGGGAAAACCTACATGCCTAGAGAGCTGCATTGTTTTTCACTTACTGTCCTGCAAACCTTCTAGTATGGTGTCTACGTGCCAAAACCTATAATCAGAAAGCAAATTTCATGACTGAAAATGCAATGGGTTTTCTTTCCATTTGCATCATTATATCagccttattattattattattattattattattacatctaTTGGTACACTTGATGTTCTAAATTACAGTTCATCCAAATGAAACATTCCTATAGGTGAGACGTTTCTCTTGTCATGCCCATCATGATAgaagatagatttttttttttaggtcatctttttctcttttgaagcTTTTTGATGTATTGATGCAATGATTTTGTATAAATTGTTaggaaaaaaatggaagaattgTGGCTTTCACTGACGTCTTTGGCTCATACCATACCTGTAGGACTGGGGCTTCTTTGTGCCTTACTTAATTGGGAGCATATCTTTAGTAGTTTTGGCTGTGGGAAGCATTTCCCCTGGGTAAGAAATAGCTCTAGATGGAATATAATTTTCATCATATTTTATATGAAGTTTTAGATATTACCTTTTGTGGTTGAAAGTTAATATTTAACTCATGGATGCttgcattgaaaaaaaaatgatgctaTTACCTCTATTATAGGCTTCTTCAGGCTGCTATTGGTGgcttttcatcattttttcctGATTATCAAGAGAGGATTACTAGTCATGAAGCAGCTCATTTTTTAGGTACTCTCTTCATTGAAATGTGCATACCAAGCATAAGATGCATCTAATTATCAATCTGATGGAATAATGTTCTCTCCAAATCTTAGTTTCTTATTTGCTTGGCCTCCCTATTCTGGGCTATTCACTGGATATTGGAAAAGAGCATGTCAATCTCATTGATGAAAGGCTGGAAAAGATGATATACAGTGGGCAGCTTGATTCTAAGGAACTAGACAGGTATCTGTATGACTGCCATATCCACCAAAATCAAGCATTTTATTTGAGTCTTACTCTTTCTTGTCATGAAATTGTGACAAGATGTATTCTTGAACGGATTTGGATTAGGTGTAAAAACAATTACAGTAtatgtgttgtagttttttcaacagttcagatttaattccaaattttttataagaaagagagaaagtgaAGTTCAATCTAGACCGTTGAAAAAACTATAGCACATATGCTAATATTTTTACAGCACCTATCACTTTATGATTTGATGTGCCATCCACAGTAGGGGAGACAATCTTATAGATTCATAGCTTGTGAATCGTAATAAATATGACTGGTATAGAAGAAATAAACTGCAATAGCCTTTCTCAGGTTGGCAGTAGTAGCAATGGCTGGACTGGCAGCAGAAGGTCTGAAATATGACAAAGTGATTGGTCAATCTGCTGATCTTTTCACCCTTCAGGTTTATGACTAATATTTCCCTAAGattaagcttttcttttttccaaatattcttgattttgataatcataagattggattttcttttattctctatAGAGATTAATTAACAGAAGCAAGCCACAGCTTAGCAAAGAACAGCAACAGAATCTTACCAGATGGGCTGTAAGTTCATCCAGTTTCACTGAAATCTTAGATGGTTATTATTAGGAAACAAATATATAATCAATCATGACGTGTTTTTGATAATTAAATGCTGATGCTGGGGAAAGCACTGCAGGTTTTGTTTGCTGGATCCCTCTTAAAAAACAACAAGGTGATTCATGAAGCCCTAATGACAGCCATGTCAAAGAAGGCAACAGTAGTGGAGTGCATTGAAGCAATTGAGAAAGCTGCATAGTTCTAAGATCAGAATCCTTTTGATTTGAAGATTCAGTTTTGGATCATTCTTGCCCCTAAAGAACTCTTGCACTAATAGCAATCTAGATGATTTTCATTACTACCTTTGCCTGCTAGGCTACAGGATAATATTCATTCTGTCAAGAGAAAGTGAAAATATATGAATCTCTCGTAACTGTACATTTTCCATGATAATCTGGAAACAATGgttatgataatatatatatatcttcttttaGCTTAGCGTGAACATAGATATATGATGGTGCTTATCTATAGACTATAATAGTTGATCATAGATATGAACTCCCAGGTAAGAGCTCTAGctctcttgtttctttttttctttcttcccttcCCTTGTCTCTTGATGAATGGATTTCCAGTTTCATCAGTCGTCAAACTTAATGCAAATGCCGTATGCTGAGATATTGGTCAAAATATGATGGTGCTGTTACAGCTTCGGTACTGCAAAGGGCAAAGGATTTGGCTCAAGTACTTTAGTTTTTTCAACGTTGAAgatttatttttaggaaaaattataatttaacccCTCAAATTACCAGCCGTTCTACGGATAGTCCCCAAAATACCAACGCTTGGACTTTGGtctcccaaactactaaaatgtttgaaaaaatctcattttaacaaaatatgcCCGTAATACCATTgttacgtgtcatttttcaattaaaaaaacatattaatttttttaaaaaaaattaaaaaaactaaaatttatttatttattttaaaaaaaattgggtgtgTTGGGGGTGGTTGcccttggggaggggggtggcaGCGAGccgcccttgggggtggccgtcAGGGTGGCCAAACTCACCTTCTCAAACCCACGAAAGCCCTGATTTTGCGGCCAAAATGGTGTCCGGTGCATGACGAGgcatgtaacgacccaccctgaacgacacaatattatccgcttttAGCTCTCCCAAacagacttcctaggaggtcgCCCATCCTAGTACTGCTattgcagaagcacgcttaactgtagaattctgataggttcatagtcatcacggctttaaaacgcgttgtgtcaagaattgtgggtttatacatataagcacatcctcatttccAGGGGATATGAGACGTCACAATTACCCCCttttgggacccagcgtcctcgctagCGACTCTCATGTGCTTGTGAACACTCCCCTATCTTAGGCTAGGCAATAGccctgataccatttgtaacgactcactaccaacgacacaatattgtccgcttttagttcccccaaaccagacttcccaggaggtcactcatcctggTACTATTAtcgcaaaagcacgcttaactgcggagttctgataggttcatggtcataacggctttaaaacgcgttgtatcaAGAATGGTgaatttatacatataaacacatcccCATTCTCAGGCAATGTGAGATGTCACAAGGcgcaacaagaagaagaagaagggcaGAGGGGCGTTGCCGAGACCCCAAGAGCCAGAACCAGGCCAACAACTTCACCAATGACGAGCTCCAGCAAATCGGCCTCGGCTACGACCGAATGGTCTGTTTCATGGAAAAAGATGACCCCAATCTGCACCACCCCTTCGACTGGTACAAGTACAGCGAGTTCAGGCCCTACTCCTGGCGCGGCGAGGGACCAAAAAGAGTGGGAGAAGATTGAGCAGTTCGAAATGGCTTCAGATTACGAGAGAAGATTGAGTGAAATGGATAGGGGTAAAGGGTTTAACCACTTTCTGGGTGTTTGTGAGGCACCCCAGGTGGAGGCTTAATGAGCTACCATGGCAGTAGTGGACATTGGTCTGTGAGGTTGTCGTCGAAGGCGGTAAAGGGAGGTTGGAAAAGTGGAGTCTCATGGGTGCCCGCGCGCCACCCCTCGACCCGTGGGGGTGGCTTTTTGGCCACCCCGAAATGGATTTTGAGGTGGccccgcgagccaccccagaggtggcacTAGCCACCTTTGGTGGTTGCTTGCAGGACACCCactttctaattattttttaaaagaaataaaaaatacaaaaactaaaattttggttttagtttttatagtttttaatttttaattttatttttcataatttttaattgaaaaatggcATGCGACAGGGGTAGTATTATGGGCATATTTTgccaaaaatgacatttttcaaacattttggtagtttggagagcCAGAGTCCAAGCGTTGGTAGTTCGGAGGATCATCTGTAGAATGactggtagtttgaggggctaaattgtaattttctcttatttttaatttttttttattagaaatagataatgaaattaaatttagatcattgaaaaaattacaacatataGTCTAGGGATGAAAATGCGAATATCAGCAATATTCGCATAATGCGGTTATCACTTTTTAAGTATTTGCATCCACATCATGTAATTACTATCTGCATCTATGTGATTATTGCAGTTATTAtctgctatccgcatatgaggtaTTGAGCATTTTGGGctttgaaattgtaatttttgcctaataaatacaaaaatgcatTAGTTATATTTGAACACTATTATTTAGATCACACTTGCTAGTCATTTTGTCATGAAATTTTCATATCATACATTATTTAGCTTCCTACATCATCCATTTATAATTAGTAAAggtgaaaaaaattgaaacgcTGCTATATGCATATGAGGTAACACCAAAACGACGTTacttaagtaaatttaattaaatgcatgatatatataatatctaaAGAGTATGCTGTTATCCACATAAGCGAATAAGTGTGAATAGCAGATGCGAACGGTTATTATTTACCCGCATTTTtgctctataatttttttacaaaacctgAGTCATATCCGTATAGAAATACCTTAGTATATTATTCCACGGCAAGCGAAATGctttatttttcttagtttATCATAGAAAAATTTGTATCAAGATCCTTGGGCAAGTGTGAAAGACTTCTATAACAGTCGCAATATATTTGGTGGGGGTATAGATTTAATTTTGGaaacattatattttattcatttgtgATATATTTTGGGGAAAAATATATCCGGGACCTTGCTTTGACTAAGGCaaagttgtttatttattgaCACAGAAAACAGTATGCAAGTAGTTCTATTTCAAAAGAGGTGAATGGCAAATCCACTGTCGATTTGTAGCCACTTAAACAAACCTCAGCATCCGTGATTTGAAGATTTCACAGTCGACCGTACATTGATAGCATATTCCTCAGTTTCGTTGCTTCTGGCTCCAGGCTATCAAAGCTCATGGTACTAGGCAGCCTCCAGCCCCAATTTCCGAACTGTGTACAGTAGAAATACATCATACACATGCCGAGATGCAGAGCATGAAAGCTTTCTTGAATGCATGCGTTAGACTATGACAGtcgaaaatatataataaaatatgattggcGTT
The Alnus glutinosa chromosome 14, dhAlnGlut1.1, whole genome shotgun sequence genome window above contains:
- the LOC133857890 gene encoding uncharacterized protein LOC133857890 isoform X1 codes for the protein MLLAMASSLSKPAFTATYELHHEKGSKIIHQKWRIRASSAAPGVDLKTLESAIAKKDSNAVKEALDQLNEIGWAKRWSSQPYVSCRMTSLRELTTLGLKNAENLAIPSVRNDAAFLFTVVGTTGFLGVLAGQLPGDWGFFVPYLIGSISLVVLAVGSISPGLLQAAIGGFSSFFPDYQERITSHEAAHFLVSYLLGLPILGYSLDIGKEHVNLIDERLEKMIYSGQLDSKELDRLAVVAMAGLAAEGLKYDKVIGQSADLFTLQRLINRSKPQLSKEQQQNLTRWAVLFAGSLLKNNKVIHEALMTAMSKKATVVECIEAIEKAA
- the LOC133857890 gene encoding uncharacterized protein LOC133857890 isoform X2 — encoded protein: MEFSAICLMSYGQSPLQTSLRELTTLGLKNAENLAIPSVRNDAAFLFTVVGTTGFLGVLAGQLPGDWGFFVPYLIGSISLVVLAVGSISPGLLQAAIGGFSSFFPDYQERITSHEAAHFLVSYLLGLPILGYSLDIGKEHVNLIDERLEKMIYSGQLDSKELDRLAVVAMAGLAAEGLKYDKVIGQSADLFTLQRLINRSKPQLSKEQQQNLTRWAVLFAGSLLKNNKVIHEALMTAMSKKATVVECIEAIEKAA